The window ttatatttgaaatattttaattgtaaaatgggTTATATGTAATCCAATGTGCCCTATCTTGTTCTGCTGCAGATTTGTGGGTAGTGAAAATGCTTTTGAAAACTTCTGATGCTTTAGGATCTTTAGCAAcactataattttctttaacttttttatatgctGGATCTTCAGCTTCTGTTCTATTAGTAATCTTAGAAGTAGAACTTTTatcttcctttttaatttttttctttggtatttcttcttgtttaatatctaatatttgattatcttCATTATATTTCTGTTTCTTAGATTTTTTCTTAGCTATTTTTCGTAGTATCATATTCTTTTCCATCAACTTAAGATCATTACCTTCTGCATTTATGATAACAATATCTTCTTCAGTAAAAGGTTGTTGACATTGATGACATATCTAAAAaacatgatataaaatataaaaatcactatatgttagatattttcttttccttataatatttcttagacattttatttatttttttaattcttttaataaattgcttACCTTACTTTTGACTTCTTTAAGTGCTCTTTCACTCATTACACAACCACATGACcataaaaagcaaaatttgtatttaccATTCATTTCTAGTCCAATAAGTGGACAAATATATGGACTTTTTCCTTCATCTGCGTAACAATCTCctttttttgctttattaCCATCAAATGCTGGATTCGGTgtcaaatttaagttttttatatcttttaaggTTTTAATGTGTTGTGCTGATTCTGGAAGTGTACTTCGATCAAGGAGACCTTCTAATACAGATTCTTTACTATAAAGATGACCTAAACCACAGCCAACTACTGGTGGTTGTAATGGTAATTGTTTAATTGTGCAATGTCTCCATTTAAATGCTAATTCTgcttctttatctttctacaaataattgtaatagtaTATTACTTTGTATAGAAAgaccaatatttataaataatatataaaaatacataatctaaatagaaaataaccTGTTCTGGTTTTTTCTTAACTCTTACTAGTTCATCTCTTCGAGGAATAGTTCCACCATCACAACccatgatatattataaaatgaaattgaaaaattaattactaataacTTATTCAAGTTtaacaaaatgtatattaaatattattgattatacagaatataacattaataataataaataaagatacgtaatataattcaatgctACCAACTTATTGTAtatgatgaatataattttataataattttattatctttgaaaaaaacaaatttttaatatttaatttttattatatataatccatataaaaagatatttaaaaaaaattaatataaacttaatattttaattaaaatttatatgtaaaatatttgaattgaatgaTTTTAGTATTGGTAACAATACTGATCTTGTGAACTGTTCCAAATCAGCTGATATTCCCTTTGGTTTATGATTTAGTTGCCGGGTGGGTCGTAAGGCAGCAGCACACAATTGTCATCACGTGAGGTCACAATGGTTTCTGATGGTTTCGACGACTAGTAATTAGAACAGCGAATGTTTTGGATTTCTTGAGAAATTCAAGCATCTGCCGTGTTCtgcaaataaagatataattcgaaatatttagtaagtagaattatttattttttatttaaaatatattaataatggataaattataattatatggaaaattagaaaatgctTTTAACCCaagttttaatgattaaaaaaacttaaaaattattatagaaataatcataatatttgttttcatatgttttaaggtaatatattgtatgtttgttatattgattgatattaaataaaattttcttcaagttggttcgaaatttaatatatgacgtattttttatgaaaatgttaagtttttttatattatcgattttatgaTGGTTTATTATTGGGcgccattaaattatttcaataataagttCATACTAAAAGACTTATGCCTATCAATTCAAGGATATCTCTTTTAGCCTGTAATTTCGTGCACGCTTGTCATTTCCCTATATTGATCGTTCTACAAGATCAACGCGCCATTCTTGCACTTAAGTAGTATATGTCACGTGGAAAGCGCGCTTAATTACATAATACCACAATCAAAGAAATACATTGTGCCAcaccccctttttttttcaactttttaaaactttgtgcattatctttaaattaaaaaagttctgaattataaattacaatttattatatacacgagcaattaatgaatatataaataatgctcTTAGGATtgtggaattatatattaattctataaattaactatgtttgaaaataaagcAGGTGGTTGTTTTGACAAgactatttattttctacagactttcaattcaaaaatttattaataacaatataattactactcatttatgattttaatttgggttatataaattttatatattttttgcacaaataaaaatagataaattattttatatatatatatatactaattatatattttaatatataaatgtgattaaattattatacaaaaaatttaatataatttattatagaaaatacacaataaatagatgtatataatgaattgtaaaatattgaactttatataatacattaaaatatataacaatttgttcattataatgtttcagataaattaagtaattttcatTGGAATATTGTTCAAAATGACAGAATATTGGTTAATATCTGCACCAGGAGATAAAACATGTCAACAGACATGGGAAACTATGAACAATTTAACATCAAAACAACATTCTTTATCAGTTaactataaatttcatatcccAGATTTAAAGGTGGGAACATTGGATCAATTAGTTGGTTTATCAGATGATCTAGGAAAATTAGATACCTATGTTGAACAAATAACACGCAAAGTAGCAACATATCTGGGAGAAGTTTTAGAAGATCAAAGAGACAAACTTCATGAAAATCTTTTGGCTAACAATAgtgagtaaaaatattaatgtgtttatgtttttagaatttgctctttgatttaaatttgcatctattctctaaaataagagaatagatcattgaaaaattcagagattcaaaattatttattattttttttatcaaatatatttaattaaataaaatgttcaaatattaaaaaacatattgaaatatcatttgataatattatattttttggatcTCTGCAAACaggtatcgatcgattttttgtgtataatattttacaataaaataatattggttGGCAAAAACATCAATGAATACTATACACGACACGAAACATGCACACAacttagaatttttctttaatgatgATCTTAAACATGTATCAGTTGATttctaaaagttttaatttattcattgataataataataataatagcacgATTAGAATCTTTAATCCTTATTGTCCTCAGTATCCTacattaatagattaatagataaaaacaaaattttgtcTGTGTAcgctattaataaaataacaacaatattatttttttacaaattgttataataaatatgtttttttattgagGATAATATGCAGGCAAGATACTTGTGGCTATagcatatatagtataatataacatttttagatATGATGTGTaccatccttttttttttatattaaacataattttaatatttggttGAATTagtctataatataaaaggtttttatataattttttataacaaaatattcatttaaatattaaatgttttaaatatgttaaataaataatcaagtaatttgtacaattatccttaaaagaaaaacattaaaaattatatgtatttattttcgtgaataataatttatgtgatttattacaatcaaagtacaattttatttaaatatattaaatcaatgtttcttttttaaatattatttcttttttttattttttatttatttatttattatttctaatttttttattgtatttaaaaattaagaattttatttaatgtacaaGATATGATGGTACACATCATATTTTggcatataatttatatatctgtagaatgcttattattataattggattggattcatttaatttattacttactacaaataatttcttatatttgtggTGTTGCTTGGCttgctttatttaatttggacCACATTAACCCTATTTCCCTaccttattattttattaacaaatgctCATACATGTGCACCatcaaaaatgtataaagcctccaaaattttaatacacaaACATGCAGTATCatcatatattgaaatataataaaaaattttcaaatgtagagatttaaatatatggaccacattttgttaaaaatttgcaaaggaCGCAAGGAGTTGCTTGGGTTACTGTGGTCACCAAGCTCCAATTAGTTATTAcaaggattctttttttttcttcagttattttattattccttgcAACATTCCttaaattgcattattaatcatttgcaatttaaatttatatcattgcaTATCATTTGCTCatactattttctatttattttgaattatgtattatttcaattttgtttttgtttttttcttttttcatttttttattgctttttgCTACGTCGGAgtatttaacgaaaaatttatttaaaagttcaagtaatgaatattacaaatatttatatagtgcaatttttaataatggggaaaaaataagaataaatagcaaatttttttacaaaaaatgtttaaaagttCAAGTAAtagatattacaaatatttatatagtgcaatttttaataatggagaaaaaataaggataaatagtaaatttttttacaaaaaaagtcttaattttattaattaaattatttaattttattaataatttattaattaattttattgattaaatattgtaatcatGAGgtgcatattttttataaatacaattaaaaacaattacttatatctttttcagcattaaactttatatttccaaaattgtttttttttttaatatttgatatttatatacttatcaaaattaaataataaaaatcagaatttaattataaaaatttaattaaaaattataaaaattaattttcgcgattaaattcttaatgaaACAAAAGTTTCTGTGCGCTAAATACTCcatgtgattttttttctttttgagttATTTTGATTGAGTTTCGACAGCATTGTCGTTAGGCATTTGCGTAGGACGCAATAATAGTTGAACGAGACGTAAGAAAAATCGCGCGGAGATTGGGACTGGGCTGTAATGGATAGGTCAAACGTCAGTGGATGGGGAGAGCTCGAGCCCCGAAGGGGGTCCGGACACCCCGCCAAACACCCCCGTCACCCCATCACACAAGTCTTCAAAGGAGCATCACAAGCAGTGGAAGGAATCGGAGAAATGTGAACCAGAACCAGCCGCCTGTTTAGGTCAGCATCATTACCAGCGTCATCATCATCACGAACATCATCATAGTCATAAACATCACAATCATCCTTCTGATGTTGAAAAAAAGTCATCACATAGTCCTCAAGGCATCTGTGATGTTAGATCATCAAATGATCCTTTATCAGCATATTCGTGCTACCATGCGCATTGGTGCGCTGCTTCTACCTCTTCTACACCCATTCCTAGTCCTACTCCTACGAGTCCGAGTCTTTCCCTTTCATCAAACTGTAGCAGTGAAGGAGAAACCAGATGGCAGTCAGCGACACGTCATCGGACTACTGAGAAAGCAGATCGATCTACCTCCAATCGCAAATCGCTTGGCAATgacgacgacgaagacgaTGTGGACCAAAACAACGACCAAGACCAAGACCAAGACCATAGTGGCAATTTGCCCAATCCAGGTACCCGTCCTATCACCGCCAGGTCAACCCGTCGAACCCCTTTTTCCCAACATAGCTGCGAAACTTGTTCAACCTATTTTCCTGTGCACCTCGTGATTCGCCCGTTTAGCGACCGATTCTTGTTTTGTCTTATCTCCTTTGGAGATAGATataggagagaaagaaagagagagagagaaagagagagaggttgtcattttatagtattaaaaattttaaacaataaatttcgcATGCAGCTTTtgcttaaaataaaagaaataagaataattaaaactcaCGTAActcttatttcaattcttcttttagTCACTATATAATGAAAGCGTCTTTATGATCCTAGTGCGCATTTCCTTCAGTGTCAATTTTGCACAATTTTGCACTACATATGCAATGTTTGTAatgctaaaatattttatgccaAATTTTGCCtccaatgtaataaattatttcaggtCTTAATGTTAATGTGCTATGTCAAATAAGAAAGCATTgcttattacatattttatttttatttttttatcactgtaataaattatctacactttattataattaaattttcattgttcaAAAGACacaattttctttgtattagtgactatttaaatatatttatttgtatatatttcaataatttattaaaataaaaaaaaagcacatTATAAGTCATGACAATCTCTCTCAAATGTTTACAGCATACACCAAGTGAGACAGtaccaaaagaaaagaaatacttGGCTTAGTTTATTTAGCTTGTAATTCAGAATACAAAAGCCtagtatatcaaatattttatgttgtaCTGCAGTAATTCCCTGAATAATATTACAACAATATTTGATTTCTTGTGCACgcaggaattaaaaaattggaagataaCAGACAGCTACCCATATTCTAGCACATTTTAATTGCAGCAAATGTGTGtacattcttaaaatttatttttcgggAAATGCTCTAGTTTGTTTTAAGTTCTTAGCTAGTTCTTTTTCACTCCTGCGTCCTAATGATGATTATTCCACAAATTCTATACAAACTACAAAACacattaagaaaatatctttttttttttatttttttttttttatttatttttttttttttttcttaaattcatttataataatatggaaatattctatttgattaatatctttttggaAATCATTTGATCAATTGTTCCAGGTGCTGTGGACGAATGAATGAACATATAGTATATTACCTCaatcattatcaatttttttttcttccttctttctacattttaaatgctttttataattttttatctcttgtTCTTTTATACCATACTTTGTTTCAATTTGTATACGatacatatattgtatattttgttcaaACTGTATacgacatttttttatatgttattttcaaagatacatgtttaaataaataatgaatttattaagtattcatatgcaagaatttaataaaattgatatattattacaataagttaatatgattataacatataattataatattaacatataattattatatcatattatatatatatattatattaattatttaaattaaatatgatgttattaaaattcattattatgaatcataaaaatatgtggATGTgtggatttaaaattatcacaaataCAACATAAAGTATGGTTTAAGAACATTCTACATTTAAATGATACTACTTCTTTCAGTAACATCatctctttattaattttctttttttttctttttgttttatatatatatatatatatatatatatatacaaatattttatatatatatatatatatatatatataacattttctcCTATACCTAGCTTTTACAtgctttcaaattattattttctataattttcatagaaaGACAATACTGTACAAACTATAATACatgtacacacacacgtatatatatatatataaaaatatatatatatatatatatatatcttatggACGTTAGCACAGATTACAGATGAgacataattaacaaaaattttaaaacacttATCGATCGGTACATGGACTTATAATATACTGTTTCGCatgatcaaataaattttgatgacAATATAGTGCTCAATACCCTTCAACACTACAAGTTATCCATATCACAAAAAACATCCTACGATCAACTTTTATGAAGTACTTCATGAACAATTAGCATGAAatgcttaaatattttagCTTAGCTGTATACTATATGTCTatgttactattattaatgttacacTATTTAAGTCATTATTATACATGaactaaatttatttgaaaaataatgattaaaaaatacaaacaatttatattatataacatcatataatcattatatttttgtaattttcattacattcGTATTCTAATGAACCAAGTGTACATGCGTGCATGCGTGCGTGCGAGCTTATTCATTTAAAGTTATCCATTGACAACTATTATCATAAgagaatacaatatataattcaaaattcattagtAATTAcagaattttcataaattttgtttgaattaa is drawn from Apis mellifera strain DH4 linkage group LG5, Amel_HAv3.1, whole genome shotgun sequence and contains these coding sequences:
- the LOC409254 gene encoding protein RTF2 homolog; its protein translation is MGCDGGTIPRRDELVRVKKKPEQKDKEAELAFKWRHCTIKQLPLQPPVVGCGLGHLYSKESVLEGLLDRSTLPESAQHIKTLKDIKNLNLTPNPAFDGNKAKKGDCYADEGKSPYICPLIGLEMNGKYKFCFLWSCGCVMSERALKEVKSKICHQCQQPFTEEDIVIINAEGNDLKLMEKNMILRKIAKKKSKKQKYNEDNQILDIKQEEIPKKKIKKEDKSSTSKITNRTEAEDPAYKKVKENYSVAKDPKASEVFKSIFTTHKSAAEQDRAHWITYNPFYN